Proteins co-encoded in one Gemmatimonadaceae bacterium genomic window:
- a CDS encoding glycosyltransferase → MKILMVNLSFLPDSVGGTEVYTYHLSRALIAAGHSVTVFTAVEDMTATRYEIRRSMLDGISLIKVVNSPAQARKFTDYFKDVHTERVFREVIREECPDVVHFQHLAYLSGAMPEIAFQEGFPSILTLHDYWYICRRSHLIRPSVGICEGPMSGTNCATCLDKPLPNTRARDSATAPEMETNSGWIGRALRWLDSARRYPSIGLASEFPDSMGVDHVALAENRFRHEFFSRQLRYPAVLLSPSRYLKARYEAEGFPPISVLPLGFSRVDPVPPVPYRGTLRIAFIGNLLRTKGAHVILGELEELGRRGSEVEVHIHGWGADKLYLAELQSAVRRYPTGAAWLHGPYQGDADLGSILSSVHLTVFPSLWEENYPLVVREALQRGVPVVGSKYGGVPEAIVHGVNGCLFDPHLQGDLRHTISEIIRQPDRLEALRAGARRTDVETQDAHVRKLMDIYESVTRNVVDVDLMGARLRGLEPQ, encoded by the coding sequence ATGAAGATTCTGATGGTGAATCTGAGTTTCCTCCCCGACAGTGTAGGTGGGACGGAGGTATACACCTACCACCTGTCGAGAGCACTCATAGCTGCCGGTCACTCCGTGACCGTGTTCACAGCCGTCGAGGACATGACCGCGACACGATACGAGATCCGGCGCTCGATGTTGGATGGTATCTCGCTGATCAAGGTCGTGAACTCGCCAGCACAGGCGCGGAAATTCACCGACTATTTCAAGGACGTTCACACGGAGCGGGTCTTCCGGGAGGTTATCCGTGAGGAGTGCCCGGATGTCGTCCACTTTCAGCATCTTGCGTATCTCTCAGGTGCAATGCCGGAAATCGCATTTCAGGAAGGCTTCCCGAGTATCCTCACCCTGCACGACTACTGGTACATATGTCGTCGAAGTCATCTGATTAGGCCAAGTGTTGGCATCTGCGAAGGTCCGATGTCCGGCACGAATTGTGCGACGTGTCTCGACAAGCCGCTACCCAATACCCGTGCGCGTGATTCGGCAACTGCGCCTGAAATGGAGACGAATAGCGGATGGATCGGCCGGGCCTTGCGATGGCTTGACTCAGCGCGTAGGTACCCCAGCATCGGCCTAGCGAGTGAATTTCCCGACAGCATGGGCGTCGACCACGTCGCTCTAGCCGAGAACCGATTCCGTCACGAGTTCTTCAGTCGACAGTTGCGCTACCCGGCAGTTCTGCTGAGTCCGTCGCGATATTTGAAGGCACGATACGAAGCGGAGGGCTTCCCTCCCATATCGGTTCTGCCTCTGGGCTTTTCCCGTGTCGATCCGGTGCCTCCGGTTCCTTATCGCGGCACCTTGAGAATCGCCTTCATCGGGAACCTGCTACGCACGAAGGGCGCGCACGTGATCCTGGGCGAGCTCGAGGAACTCGGGAGAAGGGGAAGTGAAGTCGAAGTACACATTCACGGGTGGGGAGCGGACAAACTGTACCTGGCGGAACTCCAATCCGCCGTCCGCAGGTATCCTACTGGAGCGGCATGGCTCCATGGACCGTATCAAGGCGACGCCGACCTTGGGAGCATTCTTTCAAGCGTCCACCTGACGGTCTTTCCGTCGCTCTGGGAGGAGAACTACCCGCTCGTCGTGCGCGAAGCGTTGCAGCGCGGAGTTCCGGTCGTGGGCTCGAAGTACGGCGGGGTGCCCGAGGCAATCGTCCATGGCGTCAACGGCTGCCTGTTCGATCCGCACCTGCAAGGAGATCTCCGTCACACGATCTCCGAGATTATTCGGCAACCGGATCGGCTCGAGGCGTTGCGCGCAGGCGCTCGCCGCACCGACGTAGAGACTCAAGATGCACACGTGCGCAAGCTGATGGACATCTACGAGTCTGTCACGCGCAACGTCGTCGATGTCGATCTGATGGGCGCCCGGCTGCGCGGGCTTGAACCCCAATGA
- a CDS encoding glycosyltransferase family 2 protein → MIDPNEPDFANTPASEQRPRYAYEPVDPSRPPLVTIITPFYNTGPVFRETAESVRRQSLQQWEWIIINDGSTDTEALALLDEYALADRRIRIIHHQQNLGLSTARNTGFAAAATDYVVQLDSDDSLSPPPWRSGGGFLEPVRTPRS, encoded by the coding sequence ATGATCGATCCGAACGAGCCCGACTTCGCGAATACGCCGGCGTCGGAACAACGGCCGCGTTATGCCTATGAACCAGTTGACCCGTCCAGACCGCCGTTGGTCACGATCATCACACCGTTTTACAACACCGGCCCCGTCTTCCGTGAAACGGCCGAATCCGTCCGACGTCAGTCGCTTCAGCAATGGGAATGGATCATCATCAACGATGGGTCCACGGACACGGAGGCACTCGCGCTACTGGACGAATATGCCCTCGCAGACCGTCGAATCCGCATCATCCACCATCAGCAGAACCTGGGTCTGAGCACGGCGCGCAATACGGGATTCGCTGCGGCGGCCACGGACTATGTCGTGCAGTTGGACAGTGACGACTCATTGAGCCCACCGCCGTGGAGAAGTGGTGGTGGTTTCTTAGAACCCGTCCGAACGCCGCGTTCGTGA